ACTTCAAGTTGAGCTCGCTCAATTGCGCTACCGACTACCGAGGCTGAAAGGTCGCGGCCTCAGCCTCTCGCGCCAAGGGGGAGGGATTGGAACGCGAGGACCAGGTGAAACCCAATTGGAGAAGGATCGCCGTGCCATCAGCCGTCGCATCGAACATCTCGGGCGATCACTGATCGAACTAGGAGCCCATCGGGCCCGCTTGCGCGATCGCAGAGACGGCCTACCTCGAGTCGCCCTCGTGGGGTATACCAATGCCGGGAAATCATCTCTTTTAAACGCCCTGTGCTGTCGCAATCCAGGGCTGGCGGTTCTAGCGGAGAACAAATTATTCGCCACGCTTGATCCCACGACGCGAAGACTCAGCCTTCCCCAAGCATCAGCGGCACCGAAAGAGGTGCTCATGACAGACACCGTGGGATTCATTCGAGAGCTTCCCAAACCCTTGTTGGAAGCGTTCAGAGCCACGTTGGAGGAAACACGCGAGGCCGATCTGTTGCTCCTGGTGGTGGATCTCGGCGACCCCGACTGGCAATCACAATTGGAAGCGGTTCATCAACTTTTGGATGGCCTCAGCTGTGACCAACTGCGCAAAGTGGTGGCCAACCAAATCGACCGTTGCGACGCTTCGGCGATCGATGCAATTCGCTCTCTCGAACCGGATGTGATCTACCTATCGGCCAAAGAAGGTACGGGACTGAAGGGTCTGCGAAACTGGCTTGAAAAGCAGTTTTGGGACGGCGCACCAACCCCTGAACCCTTCACCCAACACCGATCATTTCCCGACCATGGCTGAGCTAAACCATGGCTGAGCTCATCGATAGTCATCAGCAGGCTCACGCCCTCATCCTCCAGGCGCTACGACGGCCAGGTCTGATGCTGTCGCTCAGGAGTGCTGCATCGCCTTACCTGCCACAGGGAGACAGGTAAGGCGATGCCAATTCCCTACGCCATTCACCGCACTCAGGCCTGGTACCGCCGCCTCACAATTCCCCAGTTCACCGTTGTGACTGGGTTACTTGTCATCACAGCCGGCACACTGATCCTCGATACACCACTGTGTTCAAGCCCCAGAGTGGGCCTGTGGGAAGCCTTCTTCACAGCCTCATCAGCCGTGACCGTGACAGGGCTTTCGGTGATCGATATCCGCGAAGATTTGACCCGTCCTGGGCAAATCGTGCTGGCCATGATGATCATGGTTGGGGGCCTGGGATTGATGGCGGTCACGACGTTTCTGCAAGGATTCGTGGTTCGCGGGACCGCTCTTCGGCGTCGCCTCGACCGGGGTCAAACTCTCGATGAATTCGGGGTGGGGGGCGTAGGAACGACCTTTCGCGGAATTGCGCTCACTGCTGTAGTTCTGATCTTGATTGGGGCATTCATGCTCTATGTCTTTGGCTTTACAGACATTGCACCTGGTGGAGAACGCCTATGGGCCGCTCTCTTTCACAGCATTTCTGCTTACAACAACGCTGGCTTTGGGCTCTGGAACGACAGTCTTGAGACTTACCGCACCAACAGCACTGTGAACGCGGTGATCATGGTGTTGGTGGTCCTAGGCGGACTGGGATGGCGTGTCACCAATGACCTGTGGATTAATCGCCAGCGGCTAAGACGGCGTCATCTCAGCCTGCACACGCGCCTCGTTCTACGCACCTCTGGTCTTCTCATCCTGATCGGAACCTTTGGATTAATGCTGACGGAATCACTGTCGATGGGCCATGTGCTCACAGGCATGGGATGGGGGGAACGGTTAATGAGCGCTCTTTTTGAATCAGTGAGTTCAAGGACCGCTGGATTCACCACGGTGCCCCTCTCTTTGAACAGCATTTCCGATTCAGGCCTGTTGTTGGTGATGACCCTGATGTTCATCGGTGCCAGTC
The window above is part of the Synechococcus sp. WH 8020 genome. Proteins encoded here:
- a CDS encoding TrkH family potassium uptake protein — protein: MPIPYAIHRTQAWYRRLTIPQFTVVTGLLVITAGTLILDTPLCSSPRVGLWEAFFTASSAVTVTGLSVIDIREDLTRPGQIVLAMMIMVGGLGLMAVTTFLQGFVVRGTALRRRLDRGQTLDEFGVGGVGTTFRGIALTAVVLILIGAFMLYVFGFTDIAPGGERLWAALFHSISAYNNAGFGLWNDSLETYRTNSTVNAVIMVLVVLGGLGWRVTNDLWINRQRLRRRHLSLHTRLVLRTSGLLILIGTFGLMLTESLSMGHVLTGMGWGERLMSALFESVSSRTAGFTTVPLSLNSISDSGLLLVMTLMFIGASPGGTGGGIKTTTVAALMAATRSTLRGHNDVVIRHRQISDKVVLRALSITVASLLFVLGMALLLALSSNLSGEEPFTFLELVFTCVSAFATVGLDLGVTRQLAPFGQLVLVMGMFVGRLGILLLLSAIWESFNRGHLQRENRVGYPREDLYV